The nucleotide sequence CTATATCTCCGGGTCTATGCCGACGTCATGATGAACGCGGTCTTCCGCAGCTTCTACGAAGAAGTAGACGTGGTGCTGGAAGAACGCCGCCAGCGCAACGAGAATGACCCCAACGGGGCCCTGACCGAGGTCTTTTTGCGCGCGGCCTTCCAGGTACACCCCTATGGCCGGCCCCTGATTGGCAGCCGGGAGGAAATCCTGGGCTACCGGGTGGACAAGGCCCTGGAGTTTTGGAGGACCCACTACCACCCCAACCGGGCAGTGCTGGTGCTGGTAGGAGATGTGGAGCCTGAGCGGGACATCCAGCTTGTGCGCCGCTACATGGGCGTGGTCCCGAGGGGCCCGGAGCGGCCCAACCTGAACATCCCCACCGAGCCACCCCAGACCGCCGAGCGGCGGGTGACCCTCGAGTACAACGCCCAGCCAGCCCTGCGGATTGGCTTCCACAAGCCCACCTACCCCAACCGCGACGCCTACGTGATGGACATGATTGACGCCATCCTGACCGAGGGGCGTACCAGCCGCCTCTTCCGCCGGTTGGTGATCCAGGAGCAAGCTGCGCTGAACGTGAGTTCCAGCTCGGCCTCGCCGGGCTTCCGCTACCCCAACCTGTTTGTTATCTCGGCCCAACCCCGCGCACCGCGCACCACCGCAGACCTGGAGCGGCTCATCTACGAGGAGCTCGAGCGGCTCAAGAACGAGCCCGTGAGCCCCCAGGAGCTGCAAAAGGTGCGCAACCAGACCCGCGCCGCTTACCTGAGGGTGTTGCAGGGCGGACCGGGCCTGGCCCAGACGCTAGCCTTCTACGAGCTCTTCTTTGGCGGCTACCAGCGCATCTTTGAGGAGGAGG is from Meiothermus sp. QL-1 and encodes:
- a CDS encoding pitrilysin family protein, whose protein sequence is MRSIVGLLLLVLLLPGALAQQLREQIRKYTLDNGLRVLMVPDKTAPVIHFNLMFDVGGVDEAPGLGGIAHMVEHMAFKGTPSIGSLDWPKEKAALEAIDKARAELDQAIARGAPQAEIERLTQAFNKAREEAQKLALPNPIDQLFTNNGEQGLNASTGYDRTDYRVSLPSNRLELYLRVYADVMMNAVFRSFYEEVDVVLEERRQRNENDPNGALTEVFLRAAFQVHPYGRPLIGSREEILGYRVDKALEFWRTHYHPNRAVLVLVGDVEPERDIQLVRRYMGVVPRGPERPNLNIPTEPPQTAERRVTLEYNAQPALRIGFHKPTYPNRDAYVMDMIDAILTEGRTSRLFRRLVIQEQAALNVSSSSASPGFRYPNLFVISAQPRAPRTTADLERLIYEELERLKNEPVSPQELQKVRNQTRAAYLRVLQGGPGLAQTLAFYELFFGGYQRIFEEEAIYNTITAEEIQQVARKYFTPENRTVATLVTKGGSR